A single window of Deltaproteobacteria bacterium DNA harbors:
- a CDS encoding NADPH-dependent 2,4-dienoyl-CoA reductase — translation MTKVRHPLYPHLLEPLDLGFTKLPSRVLMGSMHTGLEEAPNGFDRMAAYFAERAAGGVGLIVTGGFAPNDEGCGYPGAAKLTTGEEADRHLAITRAVHEAGGKIALQILHTGRYAFHPGSVAPSPVKAPINFFTPHELTHEQILKTIDDYAACAALARRAGYDGVEIMASEGYLLNEFIASRTNRRNDEWGGDFAGRIRMPVEVVRRCRERVGDDFIIVFRLSMLDLVEGGSEWGEVVRLAKEVEAAGATIINTGIGWHEARVPTIAMKVPRLAYTWVTKKMRGEVKIPLVATNRINNPADAERVIAEGHADMVSMARPLLADAHFVAKAAAGRADEINTCIACNQACLDHIFELKIASCLVNPRACHETELVIAPAASRKKIAVVGAGPAGLAFAVTAAERGHAVTLYEADDRIGGQLHLAVRVPGKDEFHETMRYFERMLAKHEVAVRLGHRARPNELEKGGYDEIVLATGVTPRNVELPGLDHRMVLGYLDVLGERKPVGRRVAIMGAGGIGHDVAEFLAHSGDEGEFLARWGVDRDIASPGGLLPDEATAPLPSAREIWLCQRKTTKVGEGLGKTTGWIHRTELKRRGVHMLAGVTYVRVDDDGLHIEVDGKPRLLAVDNVIVCAGQEPRRELLDALNPTGARVHLIGGADVAAELDAKRAIRQGVELAAAM, via the coding sequence ATGACCAAAGTCCGCCACCCGCTCTATCCGCACCTGCTCGAACCCCTCGACCTGGGATTCACGAAGCTGCCGAGCCGTGTGCTGATGGGCTCGATGCACACCGGCCTCGAGGAAGCGCCGAACGGGTTCGATCGCATGGCGGCATACTTCGCCGAGCGCGCGGCGGGTGGGGTCGGCCTCATCGTCACGGGCGGATTCGCACCCAATGACGAAGGCTGCGGTTACCCCGGTGCGGCGAAACTGACGACCGGCGAAGAGGCCGACCGCCATCTCGCGATCACCCGCGCGGTGCACGAGGCCGGCGGCAAGATCGCCCTGCAGATCCTGCACACCGGACGCTATGCGTTTCATCCGGGCAGCGTCGCGCCCTCGCCCGTCAAGGCGCCCATCAATTTCTTCACGCCGCACGAGCTGACCCACGAGCAGATCCTGAAGACGATCGACGACTATGCGGCCTGCGCGGCGCTTGCGCGACGCGCGGGTTACGACGGCGTCGAGATCATGGCGTCGGAAGGGTATCTGCTCAACGAGTTCATCGCGTCTCGCACCAACCGACGCAACGACGAATGGGGCGGCGATTTCGCCGGGCGCATCCGCATGCCGGTCGAAGTCGTGCGCCGCTGCCGCGAGCGCGTGGGCGACGACTTCATCATCGTGTTCCGTCTTTCGATGCTCGACCTCGTCGAGGGCGGCAGCGAGTGGGGCGAGGTCGTGCGTCTCGCGAAGGAGGTCGAAGCCGCCGGGGCGACGATCATCAACACCGGCATCGGGTGGCACGAGGCCCGCGTGCCGACCATTGCGATGAAGGTGCCGCGCCTCGCCTACACCTGGGTGACGAAGAAGATGCGCGGCGAGGTGAAAATTCCGCTCGTCGCCACCAATCGCATCAACAACCCCGCCGACGCCGAGCGCGTGATCGCCGAGGGCCACGCCGATATGGTGTCGATGGCGCGCCCCCTGCTCGCCGACGCGCACTTCGTCGCCAAGGCCGCCGCCGGCCGCGCCGACGAGATCAACACGTGCATCGCGTGCAATCAGGCGTGCCTGGACCACATCTTCGAACTCAAGATCGCGAGTTGCCTGGTGAACCCCCGCGCTTGCCATGAGACCGAACTCGTGATCGCGCCCGCCGCGTCGCGCAAAAAGATCGCCGTCGTGGGCGCGGGCCCCGCGGGGCTCGCGTTCGCGGTGACCGCCGCCGAACGCGGTCACGCGGTCACGCTCTACGAGGCCGACGATCGCATCGGCGGTCAGCTCCACCTCGCCGTGCGCGTTCCCGGCAAGGACGAATTCCACGAGACGATGCGCTACTTCGAACGCATGCTGGCAAAGCACGAGGTCGCGGTGCGCCTGGGTCATCGGGCGCGGCCCAACGAACTCGAGAAGGGCGGTTACGACGAGATCGTGCTCGCGACCGGCGTGACGCCGCGCAACGTGGAACTGCCCGGCCTCGATCACCGCATGGTGCTGGGCTATCTCGACGTACTGGGCGAACGCAAGCCCGTGGGCCGTCGCGTGGCGATCATGGGCGCGGGCGGCATCGGCCACGACGTGGCGGAGTTTCTGGCGCACTCCGGCGACGAAGGCGAATTTCTCGCGCGATGGGGCGTCGATCGCGACATCGCATCGCCCGGCGGCCTCTTGCCTGACGAGGCGACCGCGCCGCTGCCGAGCGCCCGCGAGATCTGGCTGTGTCAGCGCAAGACGACGAAAGTGGGCGAGGGCCTCGGCAAGACGACGGGATGGATTCACCGCACGGAACTCAAGCGCCGGGGCGTTCACATGCTGGCGGGCGTGACCTACGTGCGCGTGGATGACGACGGCCTGCACATCGAGGTGGACGGCAAGCCGCGCCTGCTGGCCGTGGACAACGTCATCGTCTGCGCGGGGCAGGAGCCGCGCCGCGAATTGCTCGACGCGCTCAACCCGACCGGCGCGCGCGTGCACCTGATCGGCGGCGCGGACGTGGCGGCCGAACTCGACGCCAAGCGCGCGATTCGCCAGGGCGTGGAACTCGCGGCGGCGATGTGA
- a CDS encoding 1-acyl-sn-glycerol-3-phosphate acyltransferase, with translation MRSADKSKVLIEVISRVKERHLARAAASDEAYLDHLIHETIYFEDERVRTDRHTVKRDEDRAWLGAIRRRFSHASEFEKKRLLVDIVERHAHEIMGHFSEPVYELSTSVLPRGLGMILQPWSPLKLIRDFPNLPDVADRVVLRGEIDRMRKLEKLGTLILAPTHQSNMDSPLIGYAIYRLGLPPFTYGAGLNLFEHRFLGFFMQRLGCYKVDRLKRHSLYKDVLKEYATVTIELGYHNLFFPGGTRSRSGAVEQKLKLGLMGSGIQAYYNNLKRKSAKPRVFIIPCTINYQLVLEAASLVEDYLKEAGKSRYIIMDDEFSMPTRIYSFLRNLVTLDERIYITIGRAIDPFGNVVDDEGVSRDAHGREIDIEGYLKRRGELVDDPDRNAQFTRLVGERVVESFMADSMIFSTHALAWTVFERLRALCPDPDFYRFLRAAAYDITLPMGDMLDDLAKTLAGLRRMAARGAVRISDTIANSEPERVAQRALGLFACYHTKPVLTRHGDRLFPTDMNLLYYYRNRLFGYGLEREVRFGASDGTA, from the coding sequence ATGCGCTCCGCCGACAAGTCGAAGGTGCTGATCGAAGTGATCAGCCGGGTGAAGGAACGTCATCTTGCGCGCGCCGCCGCAAGCGATGAGGCGTACCTCGACCATCTCATCCACGAGACGATCTATTTCGAGGACGAGCGCGTCCGCACCGATCGTCACACGGTGAAGCGCGACGAGGACCGCGCGTGGCTCGGCGCGATCCGCCGCCGCTTCTCGCATGCGAGTGAGTTCGAAAAGAAGCGCCTGCTCGTGGACATCGTCGAGCGCCACGCCCACGAGATCATGGGCCATTTCAGCGAACCGGTTTACGAGCTGTCCACCAGCGTGCTGCCGCGCGGGCTGGGAATGATCCTGCAACCGTGGTCGCCGCTCAAGCTCATCCGAGATTTCCCGAACCTTCCCGACGTCGCCGACCGCGTGGTGCTTCGGGGCGAGATCGACCGCATGCGCAAGCTCGAAAAGCTCGGCACGTTGATTCTCGCGCCCACGCACCAATCCAACATGGACTCGCCTCTGATCGGTTACGCGATCTACCGGCTCGGGCTGCCGCCTTTCACCTACGGCGCGGGGCTGAACCTGTTCGAGCACCGGTTCCTTGGCTTTTTCATGCAGCGGCTCGGCTGTTACAAAGTCGATCGACTCAAGCGCCATTCGCTCTACAAGGACGTGCTCAAGGAATATGCGACGGTCACGATCGAGCTGGGCTACCACAACCTGTTTTTTCCCGGCGGCACGCGCAGCCGGTCTGGCGCGGTGGAGCAGAAGCTCAAGCTCGGCTTGATGGGATCGGGCATCCAGGCCTACTACAACAACCTCAAGCGCAAGAGCGCGAAGCCGCGCGTCTTCATCATCCCCTGCACGATCAACTACCAGCTCGTGCTCGAGGCCGCATCCCTCGTCGAGGACTACCTGAAGGAAGCGGGCAAGTCGCGGTACATCATCATGGACGACGAGTTCTCGATGCCCACGCGCATCTACAGCTTCCTGCGCAATCTCGTCACGCTCGACGAGCGGATCTACATCACGATCGGCCGGGCGATCGACCCCTTCGGCAATGTCGTGGACGACGAGGGCGTCTCGCGCGACGCCCACGGCCGCGAGATCGACATCGAAGGCTATCTGAAGCGCCGGGGCGAACTGGTCGACGATCCCGACCGCAACGCCCAGTTCACGCGCCTCGTCGGCGAGCGCGTCGTCGAATCGTTCATGGCCGACTCGATGATCTTTTCCACGCACGCGCTGGCGTGGACCGTCTTCGAGCGGCTGCGCGCCCTGTGCCCCGATCCCGACTTCTACCGATTCCTGCGCGCGGCGGCCTACGACATCACGTTGCCCATGGGCGACATGCTCGACGATCTCGCAAAAACGCTGGCCGGACTGCGTCGCATGGCCGCGCGCGGTGCGGTGCGCATCTCCGACACGATCGCCAATTCCGAGCCGGAGCGTGTCGCGCAGCGCGCACTGGGCCTGTTCGCGTGCTACCACACCAAGCCCGTGCTCACGCGCCACGGCGACCGGCTGTTTCCGACCGACATGAACCTGCTCTACTACTACCGCAATCGCCTGTTCGGGTACGGACTCGAACGCGAGGTGCGTTTCGGAGCGAGCGATGGCACCGCGTAA
- a CDS encoding SGNH/GDSL hydrolase family protein, with the protein MSADHVNHESSAAPVPAVSSASAFASGRRRAIHAIVAIAVALLALSLFAEAGLRFNRMRARQQTAQLTIPDPCKSLIFLTMGDSMTWGLGADHATQSYPARFPEHFEEHYRLLDAKTVNLGVPGTNTSEGINMLRAFLDVHPDPGIDYALIMYGVNNRWNLHEATFWEWDERARDANYGEYLNSKLQLDKVFKIAAQNRSEAVREVTRTQGGAFRRALDEHGWDMFFNSFEDELLSRWIERDLGTLIEILKGIGAQPILLTYHFDRFGHLNDIIRRAADAASVPIVDVEQPMTYYAERRFFDKDFFHLNQDGYDELAARVADGLGTDEWRDAFWERWKTKSEKCQASK; encoded by the coding sequence ATGTCCGCGGATCACGTAAATCACGAATCTTCTGCCGCGCCCGTTCCCGCCGTTTCGTCGGCCTCAGCGTTCGCATCCGGTCGCCGTCGCGCGATCCATGCGATCGTTGCCATCGCAGTGGCGCTGCTCGCGCTCTCGCTGTTCGCCGAGGCGGGACTGCGTTTCAATCGGATGCGCGCGCGACAGCAGACCGCGCAGCTCACGATTCCCGATCCGTGCAAGTCGCTCATCTTTCTCACGATGGGCGATTCGATGACGTGGGGACTCGGCGCGGATCACGCCACGCAGTCCTACCCCGCGCGCTTTCCCGAACACTTCGAGGAGCACTACCGTCTGCTCGACGCGAAGACCGTGAACCTCGGCGTGCCGGGCACGAACACCTCCGAGGGCATCAACATGCTCCGGGCATTTCTCGACGTGCATCCCGATCCCGGCATCGACTACGCACTCATCATGTACGGCGTGAACAACCGCTGGAACCTGCACGAAGCGACGTTCTGGGAGTGGGACGAACGGGCGCGCGACGCGAATTACGGCGAGTACCTCAACAGCAAATTGCAGCTCGACAAGGTCTTCAAGATCGCCGCGCAAAATCGTTCCGAGGCCGTTCGCGAGGTGACGCGGACGCAGGGCGGCGCATTCCGGCGCGCGCTCGACGAGCACGGTTGGGATATGTTCTTCAACTCGTTCGAGGACGAACTGCTCTCGCGATGGATCGAGCGCGACCTCGGGACGCTCATCGAGATCCTGAAGGGCATCGGCGCGCAGCCGATCCTGCTCACCTATCACTTCGACCGATTCGGGCACCTCAACGACATCATCCGCCGAGCCGCCGACGCGGCCTCCGTGCCGATCGTCGATGTCGAACAGCCGATGACGTACTACGCGGAGCGCCGATTTTTCGACAAGGACTTCTTCCACCTCAACCAGGACGGATACGACGAACTCGCCGCCCGCGTCGCCGACGGTCTGGGAACCGACGAGTGGCGCGATGCGTTCTGGGAGCGCTGGAAGACGAAGTCGGAGAAGTGCCAGGCGAGCAAATAG
- a CDS encoding iron-containing alcohol dehydrogenase, with the protein MFPSYYEFFCPVKILSGHKALAHLPHELELLGVTRALVVTDAGVVGAGLLKVVQAAMRGAKPVIAAVYDETPPDSSSDAVNAGARLFRAERCEGIVALGGGSAMDTAKAINIVVSENADDLMAYQGADRFTKAFKPLVAIPTTSGTGSEVTLVSVVKNSKLGVKMPFTSDRLYPNVAILDPRMTLTMPPKITAATGMDALTHAVEAFYCLQKNPVSDAFAVSAIRLIVEHLPKAVEHGDDENARLAVANAAMLAGIAFSNAMVGVVHALAHATGAVCHVPHGVANNIFLPFGLEQNLERVAPLIGEIAGPLGVTPIPARDIDRAYASIEAIRRLSRRLHGVCGLPYRLRDANVAESKLPEIARAAINDGSVTYNPEDLTVDEALAILKRAY; encoded by the coding sequence ATGTTTCCGTCGTATTACGAGTTTTTCTGTCCGGTGAAGATTCTGTCGGGCCACAAGGCGCTGGCCCATCTGCCGCACGAGTTGGAATTGCTCGGCGTCACGCGCGCGCTCGTCGTCACCGACGCGGGCGTGGTGGGCGCGGGGCTGCTCAAGGTGGTGCAGGCGGCGATGCGCGGCGCAAAGCCGGTGATCGCCGCGGTGTACGACGAAACGCCGCCCGATTCGTCGAGCGACGCGGTGAACGCGGGGGCGCGGCTGTTTCGCGCAGAGCGGTGCGAAGGCATTGTGGCGCTGGGCGGCGGAAGCGCCATGGACACGGCGAAGGCGATCAACATCGTCGTGAGCGAAAACGCCGACGACCTGATGGCGTATCAGGGCGCGGACCGGTTCACGAAGGCGTTCAAGCCGCTCGTCGCGATCCCCACCACGTCGGGCACGGGTTCCGAGGTCACGCTCGTGTCGGTGGTGAAGAATTCGAAGCTCGGCGTGAAGATGCCGTTCACCTCCGACCGGCTCTATCCGAACGTCGCGATCCTCGATCCGCGCATGACGCTGACGATGCCGCCGAAGATCACCGCCGCGACGGGCATGGACGCGCTCACGCACGCGGTCGAGGCATTCTACTGCCTGCAAAAGAACCCGGTTTCCGACGCATTCGCGGTGTCGGCGATCCGCCTGATCGTCGAACATCTGCCGAAAGCGGTGGAGCACGGCGACGACGAAAACGCGCGGCTCGCGGTGGCCAACGCGGCGATGCTCGCGGGTATCGCGTTTTCGAACGCGATGGTCGGCGTGGTGCACGCGCTCGCGCACGCCACGGGGGCCGTGTGTCACGTGCCGCACGGCGTGGCGAACAACATCTTTCTGCCCTTCGGGCTGGAGCAGAATCTCGAACGCGTCGCGCCGCTGATCGGCGAGATCGCCGGACCGCTGGGCGTGACGCCGATCCCCGCGCGCGACATCGACCGCGCGTACGCGTCGATCGAGGCGATTCGGCGGCTCTCGCGGCGGCTGCACGGCGTGTGCGGCCTGCCCTACCGCCTGCGCGACGCGAACGTGGCCGAATCGAAGCTGCCCGAGATCGCCCGCGCCGCGATCAACGACGGCTCGGTGACGTATAACCCCGAGGACCTGACGGTGGACGAGGCGCTCGCGATTCTGAAGCGGGCGTACTGA
- a CDS encoding DEAD/DEAH box helicase family protein: MFRRLDYQDRVISTLEAYLDLLKEKKARADKVAALAAEDPDLGLAIPDFAKEAWDGLKAAGRLPNSRAEIPFSPRMDGCNRPVPNALLKVPTGGGKTWLAVSAVSRMLGRYLNRNTGFVLWIVPNEAIYTQTLKHLKDRQHPYRQALDRAAAGRVKIMEKADRLDARDVETHLCIMLLMLQSANRVTQETLKMFQDRGDVHGFFPPEGEQQAHRAAIERTPNLDAYRDIFPMVKDSLGNALRSIRPVVVLDEGHRAISDLAFGTLYGFNPCFVLELTATPQDVQPRGGRSPREGRYANVLVEVTGRELDREGMIKMPLNLNPRQGTDWKATLNEALSKLNALDADARKLRADTNRYIRPIMLIQVERTGESQRGSDHIHAEHVKDWLLTAGFDQAEIAIKTAEQNDLNDPENQDLLSSTNRVRAIITKQALQEGWDCPFAYVLCSLAASANLKAMTQLVGRILRQPGALKTGVDTLDECHVITHHADTASVVGAVKEGLEQDGLGDLVLRVTQGDMSGIGKTARSIKRRPALAATKIYLPKVMVVENGEARELDYETDVLSAVDWRGFDPREIAERVPENAQAAESQLQRIRLADDGDELFIGETVAANAETLAFDPSHAVRMISDIVLNPFVGREIVGAMVATLGARGFDDVKIGRLASLIVEELRKGLDAARNARAEELFKAEVAAGRIQFRLRLDGRNWRMPFSIETTEPENARQLLNRAGGPLEKSLFSPIYENEMNPDERDVAVYLDGEQTLAWWHRNVARTQYGIQGWKKAKIYPDFIFAVQREGGTRRITVLETKGDQLDNLDTAYKRETLSFLSNHFQWDDVTPVGELELVNNGEIVEGILILMSDWKMDLPDHL; encoded by the coding sequence GTGTTTCGCCGGCTCGACTATCAAGACCGCGTGATCTCGACGCTCGAAGCCTACCTTGATCTTCTGAAAGAAAAAAAGGCACGCGCGGACAAGGTTGCCGCGCTTGCGGCGGAAGACCCGGACCTCGGCCTTGCCATCCCGGATTTCGCCAAGGAAGCTTGGGACGGGCTGAAGGCGGCGGGGCGACTCCCCAACTCTCGTGCGGAAATTCCTTTTTCGCCGCGCATGGACGGATGCAACAGGCCCGTGCCCAATGCGTTGCTCAAGGTGCCGACCGGCGGCGGCAAGACATGGCTTGCCGTTTCGGCCGTCTCTCGGATGTTGGGCCGCTATCTCAACCGGAACACCGGCTTCGTCCTGTGGATCGTGCCGAACGAGGCCATCTATACGCAGACGCTCAAGCACCTGAAGGATCGCCAGCACCCCTACCGACAGGCGCTCGACCGTGCAGCGGCGGGTCGCGTGAAGATCATGGAAAAGGCGGACCGGCTCGATGCGCGGGACGTGGAGACACACCTCTGCATCATGCTGCTGATGCTGCAATCCGCGAATCGCGTGACGCAGGAAACCCTCAAGATGTTTCAGGACCGCGGCGACGTTCACGGCTTCTTTCCGCCTGAAGGCGAGCAACAAGCGCACAGGGCCGCGATAGAACGCACACCGAATCTCGACGCCTACAGAGACATATTTCCGATGGTGAAGGATTCGCTTGGGAATGCCCTGCGGAGCATCCGACCCGTTGTGGTTCTGGATGAAGGGCACCGGGCAATTTCCGATCTCGCATTCGGTACGCTTTACGGCTTCAATCCCTGCTTTGTGCTGGAACTAACGGCCACGCCGCAAGACGTGCAGCCGCGCGGTGGACGCAGTCCGCGTGAAGGCCGCTACGCCAACGTGCTCGTTGAGGTGACGGGGCGCGAACTGGACCGGGAAGGCATGATCAAAATGCCGCTCAACCTCAATCCCCGGCAGGGCACTGACTGGAAGGCAACGCTGAATGAGGCGCTGAGCAAGCTTAACGCTCTCGATGCCGATGCCCGGAAATTGCGCGCCGACACGAACCGCTACATCCGGCCAATCATGTTGATCCAAGTCGAGCGAACGGGCGAGAGTCAACGCGGGAGCGACCACATCCATGCCGAACACGTCAAGGACTGGCTCCTGACGGCCGGTTTCGATCAGGCGGAAATCGCGATTAAAACCGCAGAGCAAAACGACCTGAACGATCCCGAGAACCAAGACCTTTTGTCGTCGACGAATCGCGTCCGTGCGATCATCACGAAGCAGGCTCTTCAGGAAGGTTGGGACTGTCCTTTCGCCTATGTGCTGTGCAGCCTTGCGGCCAGCGCCAACCTGAAAGCCATGACGCAACTCGTCGGCCGCATTCTTCGGCAACCCGGCGCGCTCAAGACGGGCGTGGACACGCTTGATGAATGCCACGTCATCACGCACCATGCCGATACTGCGTCTGTTGTCGGTGCGGTCAAAGAAGGTCTTGAACAGGACGGTCTCGGCGATCTGGTTCTACGCGTGACGCAGGGCGATATGAGCGGGATAGGCAAGACGGCCCGTTCGATCAAGCGACGCCCCGCTCTTGCCGCCACTAAAATCTACCTGCCCAAGGTCATGGTGGTGGAGAACGGCGAGGCGCGCGAGTTGGACTACGAGACGGATGTGCTCAGTGCTGTCGATTGGCGGGGTTTTGATCCCCGGGAAATCGCGGAGCGTGTTCCGGAGAACGCACAGGCGGCGGAGAGTCAGCTACAGAGGATCAGGCTCGCGGATGACGGCGACGAGCTGTTCATCGGCGAAACGGTGGCAGCGAACGCGGAGACCCTCGCCTTCGATCCGTCCCATGCTGTCCGGATGATATCCGACATTGTTCTGAATCCTTTCGTCGGGCGCGAGATTGTCGGGGCGATGGTCGCGACACTCGGGGCGCGAGGTTTCGATGATGTCAAGATCGGCCGGCTCGCCAGCCTGATTGTCGAAGAGTTGCGCAAAGGGCTCGATGCCGCGCGCAACGCGCGCGCCGAAGAGCTGTTCAAGGCCGAAGTCGCCGCCGGGCGGATTCAGTTCCGCCTCCGGCTCGACGGTCGCAACTGGAGGATGCCTTTCAGCATCGAGACAACAGAACCGGAGAACGCACGCCAACTCTTGAACCGGGCGGGCGGTCCACTCGAAAAGAGCCTCTTCTCACCGATCTACGAAAACGAGATGAATCCCGACGAGCGGGATGTGGCCGTGTACCTCGATGGCGAACAAACGCTGGCTTGGTGGCACCGCAATGTCGCACGGACCCAGTACGGCATTCAGGGGTGGAAAAAAGCCAAAATCTATCCGGACTTTATCTTTGCGGTGCAGCGGGAAGGCGGGACCAGGCGGATCACGGTGCTGGAGACCAAAGGTGATCAGCTCGACAATCTTGACACGGCCTACAAACGCGAGACGTTGTCGTTCCTTTCGAACCATTTTCAGTGGGACGACGTTACGCCGGTCGGCGAATTGGAGCTGGTCAACAACGGCGAGATCGTTGAAGGCATTTTGATCCTCATGAGCGATTGGAAAATGGACCTGCCCGACCATCTATGA
- a CDS encoding site-specific DNA-methyltransferase, translated as MTELNFKGKEFVYNHHLAVPFRPLVPQEDKGIGPVALDGNLVIHGDNLHALKALLPLYAGKVDCIFIDPPYNTGNEGWCYNDNVNAPMIREWLAANPVGIEDGLRHDKWCTMMWPRLRLLHELLSDEGTIWITLDDNEIHRAREILDEVFGENLFICKIVTQSNKRGQTYKEIAKTHEYIIVYGKTQFSALHEIDTDGNNLPMKDSFGIFSARELRNRNPKYGRHNRSNLFYPFYVKDGFSDDNGHHIVSIDRLDGAEEVLPMNSSGGESCWRWGKERSRNKTQSNSTEFLFASKTRSGEWRIFEKYRKESIKAKTIWAENKHITEQGTVELGRLGLAGLFPFPKPLGLLEDVLSIATSDDALILDSFAGSGTTAHAVLEANKHDGGNRRFILVEMEDYADNLTAERVRRVIDGYEFNGIQRTELLRKRLNWSTLRNAGTLVHTVEGIENLHSHEYDHIKKEVKDGELIVTGEKTVAEHAEGLGGSFTYCTLGDPVELDKVLSGEALPPYAGLGAALFHMATNHALDPAAIREDDFYLGSTEGQHVWLIYKPDLEWLKSPEAALTLTRAKAFAAFDGEKRHLVFAPARFVSQKMLAEQNIPVEFVPLPFALYRIERS; from the coding sequence ATGACGGAGCTGAATTTCAAGGGCAAGGAGTTTGTCTATAATCACCATCTGGCGGTTCCTTTCCGTCCGCTCGTTCCCCAAGAAGACAAAGGCATCGGCCCCGTCGCCCTCGACGGCAACTTGGTCATTCACGGCGACAATCTCCACGCCCTGAAGGCGCTCTTGCCGCTCTATGCGGGAAAAGTGGACTGCATCTTTATCGACCCTCCCTACAACACCGGCAATGAGGGCTGGTGCTATAACGACAACGTCAATGCCCCGATGATCCGCGAATGGTTGGCAGCCAACCCCGTCGGCATCGAAGATGGCCTTCGCCATGATAAGTGGTGTACGATGATGTGGCCTAGGCTGCGACTTCTTCATGAACTGCTGAGCGACGAAGGTACTATTTGGATCACATTGGATGACAACGAGATACATCGCGCTCGCGAAATACTTGACGAGGTATTTGGAGAGAATCTTTTTATTTGCAAAATTGTCACCCAATCAAACAAGCGCGGACAGACCTACAAAGAAATTGCAAAAACACATGAGTACATAATTGTTTATGGAAAGACGCAATTTTCGGCACTACATGAGATTGACACCGATGGCAATAACCTTCCTATGAAAGACAGTTTTGGGATCTTCTCTGCTCGCGAATTGAGAAATCGAAATCCTAAGTATGGTCGTCACAACAGGTCAAATCTTTTTTATCCATTCTACGTGAAGGATGGCTTTTCCGACGACAATGGACACCATATAGTCTCCATCGATCGCCTAGATGGGGCGGAAGAGGTTCTGCCTATGAACAGCTCAGGCGGTGAAAGTTGCTGGCGGTGGGGAAAAGAAAGGAGCAGAAATAAAACACAAAGTAATTCAACTGAATTCCTATTTGCATCTAAAACACGATCCGGAGAATGGAGAATTTTTGAAAAATACAGAAAAGAGTCGATTAAAGCCAAAACCATTTGGGCCGAAAACAAACATATAACAGAACAAGGGACTGTTGAGCTTGGAAGGCTGGGGCTGGCTGGTTTGTTTCCTTTTCCCAAACCTTTGGGTCTTCTTGAGGATGTTTTGAGCATCGCAACCTCGGATGACGCACTGATATTGGATTCATTCGCCGGTTCTGGAACAACCGCCCACGCCGTCCTCGAAGCCAATAAACATGACGGCGGTAACCGCCGTTTTATCTTAGTCGAGATGGAAGATTACGCCGACAACTTAACGGCAGAACGTGTTCGCCGCGTCATCGATGGCTACGAGTTCAATGGCATACAGCGGACAGAGCTGCTGCGAAAGCGCCTGAATTGGAGCACGCTTCGCAACGCCGGTACGCTGGTCCACACGGTCGAAGGCATCGAGAACCTCCACAGCCACGAATACGACCATATCAAGAAAGAGGTGAAAGACGGCGAGCTGATTGTCACTGGCGAAAAGACAGTTGCGGAACACGCGGAAGGACTAGGCGGCTCCTTCACCTACTGCACGCTCGGCGATCCCGTCGAACTGGACAAGGTGTTGAGCGGGGAAGCCCTGCCGCCCTATGCCGGTCTCGGCGCGGCATTATTCCACATGGCCACCAACCATGCGCTCGATCCCGCTGCGATTCGGGAAGACGACTTCTACCTCGGCTCGACAGAAGGCCAGCATGTCTGGCTGATCTACAAGCCCGATCTCGAATGGCTGAAATCGCCGGAGGCGGCGCTGACGCTTACGCGCGCCAAAGCTTTCGCCGCGTTCGACGGTGAGAAACGCCACTTGGTTTTCGCCCCGGCGCGGTTCGTGAGCCAGAAGATGCTGGCGGAACAGAATATCCCTGTTGAATTCGTCCCGCTGCCCTTCGCGCTCTACCGGATTGAACGGAGCTGA